CGCCCTGACCTCGAGCGCCGCCGCGCCTGCCGTCGCGGGCCAAAGTCTCGGGGGGATTCGCATCCCCGCTTCGGCGAGCGACAGCGAACTGAGGGGCCTTTCGCCGACGGGCGGTGGGACCTATTGGGCCTCGGGCTCCAAGGGCTGGATCATCCGTGGCAAGAGCGAGCGGCAAGATGCGATCCGCATCGTCGGCGCGGAGCGGCTCGACTTTCGAGGGTTGCACGCCTTCGATGACAGCCACGTGCTGGCCATGAGCGCCGGGCCGGGCGAGGCCTCACAGCTGTGGCGCACCAAGGACGGCGGCAAGACCTGGAAGCGGATCGCCGCCAACCAGGATCCCGAGGGCTTCTGGGACTCGATCGCCTTTGTCGACCATAGGCGCGGCTACATCCTTGGTGATCCGACGCAAGGACGGTTCACCGTGCTCTACACCGCCGATGGCGGCGAAACGTGGACGCGACTGAAGCCCGAGGGGGTGCCGCTCGCCGCGCCGAACGAGGGAGCCTTCGCCGCCTCCAACGGCTGCGTCGCCATAGGCCGCCGTGGGCAGGTCGCCTTCTGCACGGGCGGGGCAGGCAAGGCGCGGGTCTATCTGTCGCGCGGCGGTGGCGGCGTCTTCGTGGCGTTGGACACGCCGATCCTGGCCGACGCGCCGTCCAAGGGCGCGTTTGCGGTCGCCTTCGCCAGGGACGGAGCCTTGTGGGTCTGTGGCGGCGACTACAAGGCTCCACGCGCTGATGGCGTGAACCTTACGCGGCTGGCTCCGGGCCGCCTGGCTTTCGAACCGGTCGCCGCGCCGGCCGGGTATCTGTCGGGAATCTCTGTCCTGGGCGACACGGTGATGGCCACGGGCCTGTCCGGGACCATCGTCAGCCAAAACGGCGCGTCTTTCGAGCGGGTGTCTGAAGCGCCGATGAACACGGTGCGACTGACCTCGAAGAAGACGGCCGTGCTTTGTGGTCCAAAGGGGACTGTGGGCCTATGGCGGGCTTGACGGCGGGCGCTCGGGCGCAACTCCACGTCGTTGCGTCACGAGGCCGGTGAGGGAACCCCAGTCCGTTCCTCGCGTTCCATCGCCATGCTGAAGCTCGCCGCCATCCTGCTTGTTCTGATGATCCTGTTCGGGATCCTGGGCTTCGTCGTCAATGTGGCGGGCGCCATCACCAAGGTCGCGTTCTTCGTCTGCTTGATCGCGCTGGCGGCCTCGCTGGTCATGAAGGCGATGCGGAAGGCTTGAGGCGCCGCCCGGCGCCCTTTTCCTAGCGAAGTCTGCTCGCAACCACCGAAACTCGCCCCATAAGGCCGCGCCAGCGTTGGCGCGCTTTTTGCAACCTCAGAGCGCGAAAGCGTGGAGGGCGCGAGATGTCGGTGACGGGTGTGGGCGGATCGGCGGGCTGGGCCTCGTTGATGATGCGCGGCGTGAACAAGGCTGAAGGCGCGTCCGGCGCCACGGCGTCCGGACCCACCAGCGATATCGAGGCGGTTCGAAAGGACGGCCTTCTAACCTTTGCCAAGAACGCCAAGAAGGAAGCCTGGCTGGAAAAGCTCCGCCAGTGGCGCGAGGAGGCGATGAAGTCGCTGGGATTGACCGAGGAAAAGCTGGCCTCCATGGCGCCGGAGACTCGAACCAAAGCGCTCCAGCAGGTGGAGGACGCCGTTCAGCGCAAGATCCAGGACGCCTTGGAGACCGCGCGTGAAGAGGGCAAGCGCAAAGGTGACCAAGGCGGTCAGGTCAATGTGCCGCAGTTCGTCGACTTCAGTGTCTGACCCGAGAGGTCCGGGCGTCGGCCTGCCCGCCCAAGCCCTTTACGCTTCCAAAAGAATCCCTCTTTCCTTCTAGAGCCTCATCCCCTATATCCCCGCGTTCACGATGACATCGGCGGAGCGCCTACGCGCGTCCGTATTACGCCCCGAGGCGCGGTCAGCCGCCCTCCGACCAGCGCGAAGGGGCGCCCGTCAGGCTTCCGGTCCCGGTCGCCCGACAGGGGAATTCCAGCGTCCGCGGCTCTCCGGTGAGGAGAGCGGCGAGGGTGGACGCAGCGGATATTCGAATTCACGCGCGGACTCCGTCCGCGCCGCAGGGAAACAACATGGCGCAATCCTTCACCGGCAAGAAGCGGATCCGGAAGTCGTTCGGCCGCATTCCCGAGGCTGTGCAGATGCCGAACCTCATCGAGGTTCAGCGCTCCTCCTACGAGCAGTTCCTTCAGCGCGAGACCCGTCCAGGCCTGCGTCGCGACGAAGGCGTCGAGGCGGTCTTCAAGTCGGTGTTCCCGATCAAGGACTTCAACGAACGCGCCGTGCTCGAGTACGTTTCGTACGAGTTCGAAGAGCCCAAGTACGACGTTGAAGAGTGCATTCAGCGCGACATGACCTTCGCCGCGCCGCTGAAGGTCAAGCTGCGCCTGATCGTGTTCGAAACCGAAGAAGAAACCGGCGCCCGCTCGGTCAAGGACATCAAGGAGCAGGACGTCTACATGGGCGACATCCCGCTCATGACGGACAAGGGCACCTTCATCGTCAACGGCACCGAGCGCGTCATCGTCTCGCAGATGCACCGCTCGCCGGGCGTGTTCTTCGACCACGACAAGGGCAAGACCCACGCCTCGGGCAAGCTCTTGTTCGCCGCCCGCGTGATCCCGTACCGCGGCTCGTGGCTGGACTTCGAGTTCGACGCCAAGGACATCGTCTACGTCCGCATCGACCGCCGTCGTAAGCTGCCGGCCACGACCTTCCTCTATGCCCTGGGCATGGACGGCGAAGAAATCCTGACCACGTTCTACGACGTCGTCCCGTTCGAGAAGCGTTCGGGCGGCTGGGCGACCCCTTACAAGCCCGAGCGCTGGCGCGGCGTGAAGCCGGAGTTCCCGCTGGTCGACGCCGACACGGGCGAGGAAGTCGCTCCGGCCGGCACCAAGATCACCGCGCGTCAGGCCAAGAAGTTCGCCGACGGCGGTCTGAAGACCCTGCTGCTGGCGCCTGAAGCCCTGACCGGCCGCTACCTGGCCCGTGACGCCGTCAACATGTCGACCGGCGAAATCTACGCCGAAGCCGGCGACGAGCTGGACGTCACCTCGATCCAGGCCCTGGCCGACCAAGGCTTCAGCACCATCGACGTGCTGGACATCGACCACGTCACGGTCGGCGCCTACATGCGCAACACCCTGCGCGTGGACAAGAACGCCATCCGCGAAGACGCGCTGTTCGACATCTATCGCGTCATGCGTCCGGGCGAGCCGCCGACGGTGGAAGCCGCCGAGGCCATGTTCAAGTCGCTGTTCTTCGACGCCGAGCGCTACGACCTGTCGTCGGTGGGCCGCGTGAAGATGAACATGCGTCTGGAGCAGGACGTGTCGGACGAGGTCCGCATCCTGCGCAAGGAAGACGTCCTGGCCGTGCTGAAGGTCCTGGTGGGCCTGCGCGACGGTCGCGGCGAAATCGACGACATCGACAACCTGGGCAACCGTCGCGTTCGCTCGGTCGGTGAGCTGCTGGAAAACCAGTACCGCGTCGGCCTGCTGCGCATGGAGCGCGCCATCAAGGAACGCATGTCGTCCGTCGACATCGACACCGTGATGCCGCACGACCTGATCAACGCCAAGCCGGCGGCCGCCGCCGTCCGTGAATTCTTCGGCTCCTCGCAGCTGTCGCAGTTCATGGACCAGACGAACCCGCTGTCGGAAATCACCCACAAGCGTCGTCTGTCGGCCCTCGGCCCGGGTGGTCTGACCCGCGAACGCGCCGGCTTCGAAGTCCGCGACGTGCACCCGACCCACTACGGCCGGATCTGCCCGATTGAGACGCCGGAAGGTCCGAACATCGGTCTGATCAACTCGCTGGCGACCCACGCCCGCGTGAACAAGTACGGCTTTATCGAGAGCCCGTACCGTCGCGTGAAGGACGGCAAGCCGCAGGACGAAGTCGTCTACATGTCGGCGATGGAGGAATCCAAGCACGTCATCGCCCAGTCGAACATCAAGGTCGACGGCGGCGAGATCGTGGAAGACCTGGTTCCGGGCCGCATCAACGGCGAACCGACCCTCCTGCAGAAGGAGACGGTCGACTTGATGGACGTGTCGCCGCGCCAAGTCGTGTCGGTGGCCGCCGCCCTGATCCCGTTCCTGGAAAACGACGACGCCAACCGCGCCCTCATGGGCTCGAACATGCAACGTCAGGCCGTGCCGCTGGTGCAGTCGGACGCCCCGCTGGTCGGCACCGGCATGGAAGCCGTCGTCGCCCGTGACTCGGGCGCCGTCGTGATCGCCAAGCGCACCGGCGTGGTCGAGCAGATCGACGGTACGCGTATCGTCATCCGCGCCACGGAAGAGACCGATCCCGCGCGTTCGGGCGTCGACATCTATCGCATGTCGAAGTTCCAGCGCTCCAACCAGTCGACCTGCATCAACCAGCGTCCGCTGGTGAAGGTGGGCGACAAGATTCGCGCCGGCGACATCATCGCCGACGGTCCGTCGACCGAGCTGGGCGAACTGGCCCTGGGCCGCAACGCGCTCGTCGCGTTCATGCCCTGGAACGGCTACAACTTCGAAGACTCGATCCTGATCTCCGAACGCATCGTCCGTGACGACGTCTTCACCTCGATCCACATCGAGGAATTCGAAGTCATGGCCCGCGACACGAAGCTGGGTCCGGAAGAAATCACCCGCGACATTCCGAACGTCGGCGAGGAAGCCCTGCGCAACCTCGACGAAGCCGGCATCGTGGCGATCGGCGCCGAAGTCCAGCCGGGCGACATCCTGGTCGGCAAGGTGACGCCGAAGGGCGAGTCGCCCATGACGCCGGAAGAAAAGCTGCTGCGCGCCATCTTCGGTGAAAAGGCTTCGGACGTCCGTGACACGTCCCTGCGTCTGCCCCCGGGCGTCGCCGGCACGATCGTCGACGTGCGCGTCTTCAACCGTCACGGCGTCGACAAGGACGAGCGCGCGCTCGCCATCGAACGCGCCGAGATCGACCGCCTGGGCAAGGACCGCGACGACGAGTTCGCGATCCTGAACCGCAACATCTCGGGCCGCCTGAAGGAACTGCTGATCGGCAAGGTCGCGCTGTCGGGTCCCAAGGGCCTGTCGCGCGGCGAGATCACGGCCGAAGGCCTGGCTCAGGTCGCTTCGGGCCTGTGGTGGCAGATCGCCCTGGAAGACGAAAAGGCGATGGGCGAACTGGAAAGCCTGCGTCGTCTGTTCGATGAAAACCGCAAGCGCCTCGACCGTCGTTTCGAAGACAAGGTCGACAAGCTGCAGCGCGGCGACGAACTGCCTCCGGGCGTCATGAAGATGGTCAAGGTCTTCGTGGCGGTGAAGCGCAAGCTGCAGCCGGGCGACAAGATGGCCGGCCGTCACGGCAACAAGGGCGTCATCTCGCGCATCCTGCCGATCGAGGACATGCCGTTCCTCGCCGACGGCACGCACGTCGACGTCGTTCTGAACCCGCTGGGCGTGCCGTCGCGCATGAACGTCGGTCAGATCTTTGAAACCCATCTGGGCTGGGCCTGCGCCAACCTTGGCAAGCAGATCACCAACCTGATGGAAGACTGGCAGGCCGGCGGTCAGAAGCAGGCGCTCATCGACCGCCTGCGCGACATCTACGGCCCGGACGAAGAGCTGCCCGAAACCGAAGAAGAGCTGATCGAACTGGCCAAGAACCTGGGCAAGGGCGTTCCGATCGCCACCCCCGTGTTCGACGGCGCGCGCATGGACGATATCGAGGACCACCTCGAAATGGCCGGCGTGAACCGCTCGGGTCAGTCGATCCTGTTCGACGGTCTGACCGGTGAGCAGTTCAAGCGTCCGGTCACGGTCGGCTACATCTACATGCTGAAGCTGCACCACCTGGTCGACGACAAGATCCACGCCCGTTCGATCGGTCCGTACTCGCTGGTCACGCAACAGCCGCTGGGTGGTAAGGCCCAGTTCGGCGGTCAGCGCTTCGGGGAAATGGAAGTGTGGGCTCTGGAAGCCTACGGCGCGGCCTACACCCTGCAGGAAATGCTGACGGTGAAGTCCGACGACGTGGCCGGCCGGACCAAGGTCTACGAGTCGATCGTCCGTGGCGATGACACGTTCGAAGCCGGTATCCCGGAAAGCTTCAACGTGCTGGTCAAGGAAATGCGCTCGCTCGGCCTGAACGTCGAGCTGGAGAACAGCTGATCCGGATCTCCCTCCTCTGCCCGAACGGCAGGGGAGGGGCCTCCCTTTCAGCGCACGCTCCACTTTGAATTTTCGCGGGTATCCCCGCAGAAGGAACCAAGATGAACCAGGAAGTCCTGAACATCTTCAATCCGGTCCAGGCCGCTCCGACCTTCGACCAGATCCGCATCTCGCTCGCTTCGCCGGAAAAGATCCGTTCGTGGTCGTTCGGCGAGATCAAGAAGCCCGAGACCATCAACTACCGCACGTTCAAGCCCGAGCGTGACGGCCTGTTCTGCGCCCGTATCTTTGGCCCGACCAAGGACTACGAATGCCTGTGCGGCAAGTACAAGCGCATGAAGTACAAGGGCATCATCTGCGAAAAGTGCGGTGTTGAAGTCACCCTGGCCCGCGTCCGCCGCGAGCGCATGGGCCACATCGAACTGGCCTCGCCGGTCGCCCACATCTGGTTCCTGAAGTCGCTGCCCTCGCGCATCGCCATGATGCTCGACATGCCGCTGAAGGACATCGAACGCGTCCTCTACTTCGAATACTACATCGTCACCGAGCCGGGCCTGACGCCGCTGAAGCAGCACCAGCTGCTCAGCGAAGACGACTACATGCGCGCCCAGGAAGAATACGGCGATGACAGCTTCACCGCCGAGATCGGCGCGGAAGCCATCCAGAACCTGCTGAAGGCGATCGACCTCGAAAAAGAGGCCGAGCGTCTGCGCGAGGAACTGGCCGGCACCGTGTCGGACATGAAGCAGAAGAAGTTTTCGAAGCGCCTGAAGATCCTGGAAGCCTTCCAGGAAAGCGGCAATCGTCCCGAGTGGATGGTCATGACCGTGGTGCCGGTGATCCCGCCGGAACTGCGTCCGCTGGTGCCGCTGGACGGCGGCCGCTTCGCGACCTCGGACCTGAACGACCTGTATCGTCGGGTCATCAACCGCAACAACCGCCTCAAGCGCCTGATCGAGCTGCGCGCGCCCGATATCATCATCCGTAACGAAAAGCGGATGCTGCAGGAGTCGGTCGACGCCCTGTTCGACAACGGCCGTCGCGGTCGCGTGATCACGGGCGCCAACAAGCGTCCGCTGAAGTCGCTGGCCGACATGCTTAAGGGCAAGCAGGGCCGCTTCCGTCAGAACCTGCTGGGCAAGCGCGTCGACTACTCGGGCCGTTCGGTCATCGTGGTGGGTCCCGAGCTGAAGCTGCACGAGTGCGGCCTGCCCAAGAAGATGGCGCTGGAGCTGTTCAAGCCGTTCATCTATGCGCGCCTTGACGCCAAGGGCCTGTCGGGCACCGTCAAGCAGTCCAAGCGCATGGTCGAGCGCGAACAGCCGCAGGTGTGGGACATCCTCGAAGAGGTGATCCGCGAGCACCCGGTGCTGCTGAATCGCGCCCCGACCCTGCACCGTCTGGGCATCCAGGCGTTCGAACCCAAGCTGATCGAGGGCAAGGCCATCCAGCTGCACCCGCTGGTCTGCGCCGCGTTCAACGCCGACTTCGACGGCGACCAGATGGCCGTGCACGTCCCGCTGAGCCTGGAAGCTCAGCTGGAAGCGCGCGTTCTGATGATGTCGACCAACAACATCCTGTCGCCCGCCAACGGCCGCCCGATCATCGTGCCGTCGCAGGACATCGTCCTGGGTCTGTACTACCTGTCGGTCGCGCGCGAAGGTGAGCCGGGCGAAGGCAAGATCTTCGCCGACCTCGGTGAAATCGAAGCCGCCATGGACGCGGGCGTCGTCTCGCTGCACGCCAAGATCAAGGCGCGCCACACCGAAATGAACGCCGACGGTCAGCTGGTCCGCAAGGTGATCGACACTACGCCGGGCCGCATGAAGATCGCCGCCCTGCTGCCGCACCATCCCCAGATTGGCCACCGCCTGATCGAGAAGGCGCTGACCAAGAAGGAAATCGGCAACCTGATCGACATCGTCTACCGCCACTGCGGTCAGAAGGCGACGGTCATCTTCGCCGACAAGGTCATGGGCCTGGGCTTCAAGGAAGCCGCCAAGGCGGGCATCTCGTTCGGCAAGGACGACATCATCATCCCCGTTCGCAAAACCGCGATCGTGGAAGAGACCCGCAAGCTGGCTGAAGAGTACGAGCAGCAGTACGCCGACGGCCTGATCACCAAGGGTGAGAAGTACAACAAGGTCGTTGACGCCTGGGCCAAGGCCACCGATCGCGTCGCCGACGAGATGATGGCCGAGCTTCAGATGAAGCATAAGGACGAGAACGGCCGCGAAAAGGAAATCAACGCCATCTACATGATGGCGCACTCCGGCGCCCGTGGTTCGCAAGCTCAGATGAAGCAGCTGGGCGGCATGCGCGGCCTGATGGCCAAGCCTTCCGGTGAAATCATCGAGACCCCGATCGTCTCGAACTTCAAGGAAGGCCTGACCGTTCAGGAGTACTTCAACTCCACCCACGGCGCCCGTAAGGGTCTGGCCGACACCGCGCTGAAGACCGCCAACTCGGGCTACTTGACCCGTCGTCTGGTCGACGTCGCGCAGGACTGCATCATCGTCGAGGAAGACTGCGGCACCACGCGGGGCATCACCCTGCGCGCCGTGGTCGAGGGCGGTGACGTGCTGGTCTCGCTGGGCGCCCGCGTCCTGGGCCGCTTCACGGCCGAGGACGTCAAGGATCCTGGCACCGGTGAACTGGTGGTTCCGGCCGACACCTATATCGACGAGAACATCGCTGACGCCATCGAGGCTGCGGTCGTTCAGTCGGTGAAGGTCCGCTCGGTTCTGACCTGCGAAGCCAAGATCGGCGTCTGCGGCGCCTGCTACGGCCGCGACCTGGCCCGCGGCACGCCGGTGAACATCGGTGAAGCGGTCGGCGTCATCGCCGCCCAGTCGATCGGTGAGCCCGGCACGCAGCTGACGATGCGCACGTTCCACATCGGCGGCACCGCCCAGGTGGCTGAGCAATCGTTCTTCGAGGCCTCGAACGAGGGTACGGTCCGCGTGATCGGCCCGACGGTCGTGGGTTCGGACGGCGCGCTGGTCATCATGAGCCGCAACACGACCGTCAGCGTTCTGGTCGACGGCAAGGAGCGTGAAACCTACAAGCCGCCGTACGGCGCCCGCCTGCGGGTGAAGGACGGCGACCTGGTGAAGCGCGGCCAGCGCCTCGGCGATTGGGACCCCTACACCACCCCGATCATCACCGAAGTGGCCGGCAAGATCCGCGCCGAAGACCTGGTCGATGGCCTGTCGATCCGCGAGGAAGTCGACGAAGCCACCGGCATCGCCCAGCGCGTGGTCGCCGACTGGCGCACCTCGGCTCGCGGTTCGGACCTGCGTCCGGCTATGGGCGTGCTGTCGGAAGACGGTTCGTACAAGCGCCTCAGCAACGGCGGCGAGGCTCGTTACCTCCTGTCGGCCGGCGCCATTCTCTCGGTCGCCGACGGCGACGAGGTGAAGCCGGGTGAAGTGATCGCACGTATCCCGACCGAAGGCGCCAAGACCCGGGACATCACCGGTGGTCTGCCGCGCGTCGCCGAACTCTTCGAAGCCCGCCGTCCGAAGGACTGCGCGGTCATCGCGGAAATGGACGGCCGTGTCGAATTCGGCAAGGACTACAAGAACAAGCGCCGTATCAAGATCACGCCGGACGTCGACGCCGACGGCAACCAGCCCGAAGCGGTCGAGTTCCTGATCCCGAAGGGCAAGCACATCGCTGTCCACGACGGTGACTACATCACCAAGGGCGAGTACATCATCGACGGCAACCCGGATCCGCATGACATCCTGCGCATCCTGGGCGTCGAAGCCCTGGCCAACTTCCTCGTCGACGAGATCCAGGAGGTCTACCGTCTGCAGGGCGTGCCGATCAACGACAAGCACATCGAGACGATCGTTCGCCAGATGCTGCAGAAGGTCGAGATCATCGAGCCGGGCGATACGGGTCTCATCAAGGGTGACCACCTCGACAAGCCCGAGTTCGACAAGGAACAGGAAAAGGCGATCGCCCGCGGCGGCCGTCCGGCTGTGACCCAGCCGGTGCTGCTCGGCATCACCAAGGCCTCGCTGCAGACCAAGAGCTTCATCTCGGCCGCGTCGTTCCAGGAAACGACCCGCGTCCTGACCGAAGCCTCGGTGCACGGCAAGACCGACACCCTGGAAGGCCTGAAGGAAAACGTCATCGTGGGTCGCCTGATCCCCGCCGGTACGGGTTCCTACCTGCGCAGCCTGCAGCGCGTCGCCGCCAAGCGCGACGAGCAACTGGCCCAGCAGCGCGAAGATGCGATGGAGCCGCTGCCGGCCGAGATCGCTCTTTCGGACGCCGAATAGGCGTCCGAAACAAGCCAGGAGTCGGGCGCTCTACTGAGCGCCCGAGGCGGACGCCGAATAGGCGTCCGAAACAAGCCAGGAGTCGGGCGCTCTACTGAGCGCCCGAGGCGGACGCCGAATAGGCGTCCGAAACAAGCCAGGAGTCGGGCGCTCAGCAGAGCGCCCGCGGCCGACGTCGAACAGGACGTGGGCTTGGACCTGAGACGGAAAGGCCCGGGAGTGATCCCGGGCCTTTTTCGTGCACGAAACCCGGGTGATGCGCAGATCGGGTAGCTCGTAGAACGGCGTTACCCGCTCGTTAAGAGTCATCCCCGCAAACCTCCTGCCCGGGGAGAATGCAAACGATGTCACTACGAATTTCAGGTACGTTGAACCTCTTCGCGGTGTCTTTGATCGCGGCGTTCGCTATCGCCACGGGCGCAGCCACCTATGCCTTGATGACCTTGCGCGTGGGCGGTCCAGTCTCGGAGCGCCAGATGGAGGCCGACGCCCTGGTGGCCGATATCCTGCCGCCACCGCTGTTCATTGTTGAAGCGCTGCTGACCGCGCACCGCGGTCCGGACGAACTGGACAAGTCAGCCGAACTCGACCGTCACATCGAAGAGCTGCAAACCAGTTACGAAGACCGCCGCGCCCATTGGGCGACACGGCCTCTTACGCCCGAGATCAAGGAGACTTTGGCGGCCTCTGACACTCATGTGCGCGCGTTCTGGGACATCGCCGACAAGCAGTTCCGTCCCGCCCTGCGCGCCGGCGATGTGGCCGCCATGAATGCGGCGCTCGATCGGATGAGCATAGCCTACCTGGAGCACCGCAAGGTTATCGACAAGCTTACGCCGCTGGCGGTGGGTCTTTCGAAGGCGCAGGTCCACTCCGCCGAGGCGCAATCGAGCCGCATCTTCATCGCGGTGGGCCTAGCCACGGTGCTGATGCTGGTGGTGGCGGCGGTCGGCGTGTGGATTTTGCGCCGGAAGGTCGTCACGCCGCTGCTGCGTATGACCCAGTACATGGGCGCCCTGGCTGACGGCGACTACGATAAGGACGTCCCCCATCAGGGACGCCCCGACGAGATCGGAGAGATGGCGCGTTCGGTCGGCGTGTTCCGCGCCGCCGTGCTGGAGCGCCGCGCCGCCCGCCAGCAGCAGGAGGCCGCCGACGCCCGTTCGATGGAGGCCCAGCAACGCCAAGCCGAAGAGGCCACGGCCGAGGCGCGCCGCCGGGATCAGGTTGTCTCCGCGCTGGATCGCGGCTTGAGCGGCCTTGCGCGTGGCGAACTCAATCAGCGGATCGATGAGCCATTCCCGCCCGAGTTCGAGCAGCTTCGGATCAACTTCAACGCCTCGGTGCGGACCC
The DNA window shown above is from Caulobacter sp. FWC26 and carries:
- a CDS encoding YCF48-related protein, whose translation is MNRRDVILAGAAALTSSAAAPAVAGQSLGGIRIPASASDSELRGLSPTGGGTYWASGSKGWIIRGKSERQDAIRIVGAERLDFRGLHAFDDSHVLAMSAGPGEASQLWRTKDGGKTWKRIAANQDPEGFWDSIAFVDHRRGYILGDPTQGRFTVLYTADGGETWTRLKPEGVPLAAPNEGAFAASNGCVAIGRRGQVAFCTGGAGKARVYLSRGGGGVFVALDTPILADAPSKGAFAVAFARDGALWVCGGDYKAPRADGVNLTRLAPGRLAFEPVAAPAGYLSGISVLGDTVMATGLSGTIVSQNGASFERVSEAPMNTVRLTSKKTAVLCGPKGTVGLWRA
- the rpoB gene encoding DNA-directed RNA polymerase subunit beta — its product is MAQSFTGKKRIRKSFGRIPEAVQMPNLIEVQRSSYEQFLQRETRPGLRRDEGVEAVFKSVFPIKDFNERAVLEYVSYEFEEPKYDVEECIQRDMTFAAPLKVKLRLIVFETEEETGARSVKDIKEQDVYMGDIPLMTDKGTFIVNGTERVIVSQMHRSPGVFFDHDKGKTHASGKLLFAARVIPYRGSWLDFEFDAKDIVYVRIDRRRKLPATTFLYALGMDGEEILTTFYDVVPFEKRSGGWATPYKPERWRGVKPEFPLVDADTGEEVAPAGTKITARQAKKFADGGLKTLLLAPEALTGRYLARDAVNMSTGEIYAEAGDELDVTSIQALADQGFSTIDVLDIDHVTVGAYMRNTLRVDKNAIREDALFDIYRVMRPGEPPTVEAAEAMFKSLFFDAERYDLSSVGRVKMNMRLEQDVSDEVRILRKEDVLAVLKVLVGLRDGRGEIDDIDNLGNRRVRSVGELLENQYRVGLLRMERAIKERMSSVDIDTVMPHDLINAKPAAAAVREFFGSSQLSQFMDQTNPLSEITHKRRLSALGPGGLTRERAGFEVRDVHPTHYGRICPIETPEGPNIGLINSLATHARVNKYGFIESPYRRVKDGKPQDEVVYMSAMEESKHVIAQSNIKVDGGEIVEDLVPGRINGEPTLLQKETVDLMDVSPRQVVSVAAALIPFLENDDANRALMGSNMQRQAVPLVQSDAPLVGTGMEAVVARDSGAVVIAKRTGVVEQIDGTRIVIRATEETDPARSGVDIYRMSKFQRSNQSTCINQRPLVKVGDKIRAGDIIADGPSTELGELALGRNALVAFMPWNGYNFEDSILISERIVRDDVFTSIHIEEFEVMARDTKLGPEEITRDIPNVGEEALRNLDEAGIVAIGAEVQPGDILVGKVTPKGESPMTPEEKLLRAIFGEKASDVRDTSLRLPPGVAGTIVDVRVFNRHGVDKDERALAIERAEIDRLGKDRDDEFAILNRNISGRLKELLIGKVALSGPKGLSRGEITAEGLAQVASGLWWQIALEDEKAMGELESLRRLFDENRKRLDRRFEDKVDKLQRGDELPPGVMKMVKVFVAVKRKLQPGDKMAGRHGNKGVISRILPIEDMPFLADGTHVDVVLNPLGVPSRMNVGQIFETHLGWACANLGKQITNLMEDWQAGGQKQALIDRLRDIYGPDEELPETEEELIELAKNLGKGVPIATPVFDGARMDDIEDHLEMAGVNRSGQSILFDGLTGEQFKRPVTVGYIYMLKLHHLVDDKIHARSIGPYSLVTQQPLGGKAQFGGQRFGEMEVWALEAYGAAYTLQEMLTVKSDDVAGRTKVYESIVRGDDTFEAGIPESFNVLVKEMRSLGLNVELENS
- the rpoC gene encoding DNA-directed RNA polymerase subunit beta', with translation MNQEVLNIFNPVQAAPTFDQIRISLASPEKIRSWSFGEIKKPETINYRTFKPERDGLFCARIFGPTKDYECLCGKYKRMKYKGIICEKCGVEVTLARVRRERMGHIELASPVAHIWFLKSLPSRIAMMLDMPLKDIERVLYFEYYIVTEPGLTPLKQHQLLSEDDYMRAQEEYGDDSFTAEIGAEAIQNLLKAIDLEKEAERLREELAGTVSDMKQKKFSKRLKILEAFQESGNRPEWMVMTVVPVIPPELRPLVPLDGGRFATSDLNDLYRRVINRNNRLKRLIELRAPDIIIRNEKRMLQESVDALFDNGRRGRVITGANKRPLKSLADMLKGKQGRFRQNLLGKRVDYSGRSVIVVGPELKLHECGLPKKMALELFKPFIYARLDAKGLSGTVKQSKRMVEREQPQVWDILEEVIREHPVLLNRAPTLHRLGIQAFEPKLIEGKAIQLHPLVCAAFNADFDGDQMAVHVPLSLEAQLEARVLMMSTNNILSPANGRPIIVPSQDIVLGLYYLSVAREGEPGEGKIFADLGEIEAAMDAGVVSLHAKIKARHTEMNADGQLVRKVIDTTPGRMKIAALLPHHPQIGHRLIEKALTKKEIGNLIDIVYRHCGQKATVIFADKVMGLGFKEAAKAGISFGKDDIIIPVRKTAIVEETRKLAEEYEQQYADGLITKGEKYNKVVDAWAKATDRVADEMMAELQMKHKDENGREKEINAIYMMAHSGARGSQAQMKQLGGMRGLMAKPSGEIIETPIVSNFKEGLTVQEYFNSTHGARKGLADTALKTANSGYLTRRLVDVAQDCIIVEEDCGTTRGITLRAVVEGGDVLVSLGARVLGRFTAEDVKDPGTGELVVPADTYIDENIADAIEAAVVQSVKVRSVLTCEAKIGVCGACYGRDLARGTPVNIGEAVGVIAAQSIGEPGTQLTMRTFHIGGTAQVAEQSFFEASNEGTVRVIGPTVVGSDGALVIMSRNTTVSVLVDGKERETYKPPYGARLRVKDGDLVKRGQRLGDWDPYTTPIITEVAGKIRAEDLVDGLSIREEVDEATGIAQRVVADWRTSARGSDLRPAMGVLSEDGSYKRLSNGGEARYLLSAGAILSVADGDEVKPGEVIARIPTEGAKTRDITGGLPRVAELFEARRPKDCAVIAEMDGRVEFGKDYKNKRRIKITPDVDADGNQPEAVEFLIPKGKHIAVHDGDYITKGEYIIDGNPDPHDILRILGVEALANFLVDEIQEVYRLQGVPINDKHIETIVRQMLQKVEIIEPGDTGLIKGDHLDKPEFDKEQEKAIARGGRPAVTQPVLLGITKASLQTKSFISAASFQETTRVLTEASVHGKTDTLEGLKENVIVGRLIPAGTGSYLRSLQRVAAKRDEQLAQQREDAMEPLPAEIALSDAE
- a CDS encoding methyl-accepting chemotaxis protein, with amino-acid sequence MSLRISGTLNLFAVSLIAAFAIATGAATYALMTLRVGGPVSERQMEADALVADILPPPLFIVEALLTAHRGPDELDKSAELDRHIEELQTSYEDRRAHWATRPLTPEIKETLAASDTHVRAFWDIADKQFRPALRAGDVAAMNAALDRMSIAYLEHRKVIDKLTPLAVGLSKAQVHSAEAQSSRIFIAVGLATVLMLVVAAVGVWILRRKVVTPLLRMTQYMGALADGDYDKDVPHQGRPDEIGEMARSVGVFRAAVLERRAARQQQEAADARSMEAQQRQAEEATAEARRRDQVVSALDRGLSGLARGELNQRIDEPFPPEFEQLRINFNASVRTLESTLAKVVAMAGSVGGGAGQISSAADDLARRTEQQAASLEETAAALQEVTSTIRQSAERAATARQSTSRSRSSVTQSADLAGEAILAMERIDGSSRQITQIIGVIDEIAFQTNLLALNAGVEAARAGEAGRGFAVVAMEVRALAQRSADAAKEIKGLIAEASSSVESGVGLVGRVGQALGAVVDEFTGIESLVNDIALAAQEQAIGLGQINSAVVQMDQVTQQNAGMVEETTAASHGLTREALELMRLVQAFRLSEEARRQAA